Within Wyeomyia smithii strain HCP4-BCI-WySm-NY-G18 chromosome 2, ASM2978416v1, whole genome shotgun sequence, the genomic segment TCACCTGTATTTCCGAGTTTTTCGCCCTGTGCGCTTCCAATGTTTCGATTAAGGGCGTTCGATGCGCATCCCATTGCTCCTGCAGCTTTTTCATACGCTCTCCGCTGGCAGCGATGATGGCTTCGCACTTCTTCACATTGACTTCGGGATCCTCGAGCAAAATATGCGTGCGTTCCTTAAATTTCTTTTCCTCCTTTAGCTTAATGAGTGCTTTGTTGTGCATTTCTACTGATTCCTCTAGCTGCTGATGCCCTGTTTCCAGCCCGATACGTAGGTCCGTAATTCGGTTAATCTCTTCCTGCAGCTGATCGATCTCTTCTTGCAGTGTTTCTAACGGTGACTTGACTGATATCGACTGTTTGGTGTTTTCAATGATCGACACGTCTTCCGACACGCCAATGCTAGGCTTTAACTGACTGAGATTCAGTCTGCTGCTTGAATCAGAGTCCCCACTTTCAGTGGTATAGTAATTTCTCAGTAGTTTTTCGGGTGCAAGCGGCAATTTGAGCTGACAATCCACTTCGTCAATGGCACCGGTTGGTTGGTTAGATTTGATAGCTCCGTCGTTGGCAGCAATTATCGACGGCACTAAAGTATCCTGATCAAGCCCTTTCAGACTACGTCGTGACCAGAACTCTTCTATCTCTGAAATAAGCAAGATCGGTAAAATATTTAggtaaaaaattagttttttttatagtCAACCTTTTACTAAATCGCTGTGTGTTACAAAAGGAATGTTCAGCTTCTTAGGGACGAATTGTTGGAAAGCGATTGTAGCTTTCGCTATATTGGTAGATCCACTGGCTGAATTTTTATCCGGATCGAGCGGGTTGTCAACTCCTCCCACTCTCAAGAATTCGGGCAACCAAGGTGCTTGTAACTGTGTTTTCAAGTTTAAAACTATTAGATTCTCTAACACCGTTGTCCTATCTAAAGGTTGTCCTGTTCCTTCTGCCTTGTCGGTTGATTCTTTTGGAAGCCGCTCGANNNNNNNNNNNNNNNNNNNNNNNNNNNNNNNNNNNNNNNNNNNNNNNNNNNNNNNNNNNNNNNNNNNNNNNNNNNNNNNNNNNNNNNNNNNNNNNNNNNNNNNNNNNNNNNNNNNNNNNNNNNNNNNNNNNNNNNNNNNNNNNNNNNNNNNNNNNNNNNNNNNNNNNNNNNNNNNNNNNNNNNNNNNNNNNNNNNNNNNNNNNNNNNNNNNNNNNNNNNNNNNNNNNNNNNNNNNNNNNNNNNNNNNNNNNNNNNNNNNNNNNNNNNNNNNNNNNNNNNNNNNNNNNNNNNNNNNNNNNNNNNNNNNNNNNNNNNNNNNNNNNNNNNNNNNNNNNNNNNNNNNNNNNNNNNNNNNNNNNNNNNNNNNNNNNNNNNNNNNNNNNNNNNNNNNNNNNNNNNNNNNNNNNNNNNNNNNNNNNNNNNNNNNNNNNNNNNNNNNNNNNNNNNNNNNNNNNNNNNNNNNNNNNNNNNNNNNNNNNNNNNNNNNNNNNNNNNNNNNNACCACGGGAAAAGACAAGCTCTTGATATctctataccgagtaacagtgaatgacaatgaatcatgtcctgggctcaaattaatttgtgcccgctgtctgCAGTAAGatgaagatgtatgaaaagaagcggtgatatgctatcttattttcacatatgttgagatgtgagcccttgaaacatggcgtgatgccaaaggggtgggAAAGGATATCTCCTATCGTGAACTGACAAAAAAGTCGCGATTCATTGTTAGTCAAATTCTCGATCAtccatgtgacaaatttcagaaactctcaaaaaaaattttacacttTTCTACGCTAAATTTTATCAAACGCTAAGTATTGTACAGGATCGTGTAggttcatcaaaacaatgaataattgtttgcatgcttcggttggtgaaatttttcaaaaatcaattatatcaTGTGTCCCGTCttttgaacccatttgtcccgtttttatcccgagaaaatctggtcagcctatttATATACGAACAACATGtttaattagaaataactttgaatgagttgtgaatcttgtctgtttaatttagttgttACTTGTTAATCTAAGTTTCAGTTTGTCATTGGGGTTGCTCCTAGGGTTGCCACCTCTCCGGGTCTCACCCGAAGTCTCCGGGTTTGGGAAGTGATCTTAGGGTCTCCGGGTGAACGCGAATTTCTCCGGGCCTGCGAGGTAGTTTCCGGGTCTTCGggtaaaagaaaaatttctCTGAGCCAGCGAAATCACTTTCAAATCGCTTTGGAAACGGctcaaggggccatccacataccacgtggacagatttttaacgattattacccccccccccccgtggacaaatgcccataaaaattctttttttttctttttccccCCCACCAAGCTGTCCATgtagtatgtggatggcccctaagtcaTACGCACCTaattagcatagcatagcatatttgatcgcccgtgtgttgcccgcgattgaccagaaccagctgaaattgcacaaagaaccgtcaaaatggtgcctaggagtagcaagccattttcagtgtacaattcctggtgatttttcttttcactggtcaataacgtagctggccacgcccaatgcagataaATAGAGGAAGGggtatcgggagtgttagtttgatacttgttgctactagagaccgaggaatcctctgcatcatccacaagtatcaaaggaaggaattagtgttagcgGAAaagaattgatctggatccatcgaggttgatggtgcgatcttttctacacaaattcgcgcccgatatggatatttctcggtctctgcgcaaccggccagcagaagacgatataaatagaaccgcatcacgatcgctgtGTCGGCTGTATCGATCGcaggagaatcgaagtttctaggtatcatcggcaaccaatcgttaacagtctgtatcacaccaaac encodes:
- the LOC129720449 gene encoding coiled-coil domain-containing protein 22 homolog — its product is MSSEKKNNTGLDYKQKRRRLPKESTDKAEGTGQPLDRTTVLENLIVLNLKTQLQAPWLPEFLRVGGVDNPLDPDKNSASGSTNIAKATIAFQQFVPKKLNIPFVTHSDLVKEIEEFWSRRSLKGLDQDTLVPSIIAANDGAIKSNQPTGAIDEVDCQLKLPLAPEKLLRNYYTTESGDSDSSSRLNLSQLKPSIGVSEDVSIIENTKQSISVKSPLETLQEEIDQLQEEINRITDLRIGLETGHQQLEESVEMHNKALIKLKEEKKFKERTHILLEDPEVNVKKCEAIIAASGERMKKLQEQWDAHRTPLIETLEAHRAKNSEIQSKAQPILDRIESTRRKCEEITIDLQTKSAMHSRLQKEFEKLNKTVSRTAYTSRILEIVGNIRKQKTDIDKILQDTRSLQKEINSITGQLDRQFTVTDDLIFRNAKKDEHSKRAYKLLVTLHSDCSELIALVQETGAIKREIRDLEDQIETEKMRNTAANLAQITSDLTEMQNESLRLEDSIRELEGTLRHQQQ